In Lates calcarifer isolate ASB-BC8 linkage group LG23, TLL_Latcal_v3, whole genome shotgun sequence, a single genomic region encodes these proteins:
- the col1a1b gene encoding collagen, type I, alpha 1b isoform X1, with product MFSFVDIRLALLLSATVLLARAQGEDDSTFGSCTLDGQLYNDKDVWKPEPCQICVCDSGTVMCDEVICEDTSDCADPIIPDGECCPICPDVDGPLVPDVSEPTKGDVGPKGDRGPVGPPGNDGIPGQPGLPGPPGPPGPPGLGGNFSPQMSYDSSKSGGGQVIGPMGPMGPRGPPGPSGSSGPQGFTGPPGEPGEPGAAGPMGARGPAGPPGKNGDDGEPGKAGRPGERGAAGPQGARGFPGTPGLPGIKGHRGFSGLDGAKGDTGPAGPKGEPGAPGENGVPGIMGARGLPGERGRPGPPGPSGARGNDGNTGAAGPPGPTGPAGPPGFPGGAGAKGETGPQGGRGSEGPQGARGEPGNPGPAGPAGPAGAPGTDGAPGNKGAPGAAGIAGAPGFPGARGPAGAQGGVGAPGPKGNNGDIGPSGPKGEPGAKGEPGPAGVQGLPGPSGEEGKRGARGEPGGAGPRGPPGERGAPGARGFPGADGAAGGKGAPGERGSPGPMGAQGATGEAGSPGAPGAPGSKGMTGSPGSPGPDGKAGPAGVAGQDGRPGPPGPAGARGPPGVMGFPGPKGAAGDAGKPGERGPGGASGPVGAPGKDGDVGAPGPAGAAGPAGEKGEQGPVGPPGFQGLPGPQGATGETGKPGEQGAPGEAGPPGPAGPRGDRGFPGERGAPGITGPVGARGAPGPAGSDGPKGEPGAAGAPGGQGAPGMQGMPGERGAAGLPGVKGERGDAGIKGADGGPGKDGARGMTGAIGVPGPPGAQGEKGEGGPVGVTGPTGPRGSPGERGETGPPGPAGFAGPPGADGQPGAKGETGDTGPKGDAGAPGPGGPVGAAGPQGPAGPPGPKGARGGAGSPGATGFPGPAGRVGPPGPAGAAGAPGPIGPVGKDGARGARGETGPAGRPGEAGAAGIAGPSGEKGSPGSDGAPGAAGLPGPQGIAGQRGIVGLPGQRGERGFAGLPGQAGEPGKQGPSGPVGERGPPGPAGPPGLSGAPGEAGREGSMGHDGAPGRDGAPGPKGDRGESGMAGPPGPPGAPGAPGAVGPSGKSGDRGESGPAGPAGPAGPAGVRGPAGPAGAKGDRGEAGEAGERGHKGHRGFTGMQGLPGVAGAAGERGPAGANGPAGPRGPAGSNGPPGKDGMNGLPGPIGPPGPRGRNGEMGPAGPPGPPGPAGPPGPPGGGFDFISQPIQEKAPDPYRGGHYRADDPNMMRDRDMEVDTTLKTLTQKVEKIRSPDGTQKSPARMCRDLRMCHPEWKSGTYWVDPNQGSPLDAIKVHCNMETGETCIHPSESSIPMKNWYLSKNIREKKHVWFSESMTGGFQFQYGTDGADPEDVSIQMTFMRLMSNQASQNITYHCKNSIAYMDSATGNLKKALLLQGSNDVEIRAEGNSRFTYSVSEDGCTSHTGTWGKTVIDYKTSKTSRLPIIDIAPMDVGAPDQEFGVEVGPVCFL from the exons GACCCCTGGTTCCAGACGTGTCTGAG CCAACAAAGGGAGACGTTGGCCCCAAGGGAGACAGG GGTCCAGTTGGTCCTCCTGGCAATGACGGAATCCCTGGACAGCCTGGCCTTCCTGGCCCTCCCGGCCCCCCTGGCCCCCCTGGCCTTGGCGGA AACTTCTCTCCTCAAATGAGCTATGACTCCTCCAAATCTGGTGGTGGCCAGGTCATTGGCCCAATG GGTCCTATGGGTCCTCGTGGTCCTCCTGGCCCCTCTGGCTCATCT GGTCCTCAGGGTTTCACTGGACCCCCTGGTGAGCCTGgtgagcctggagctgct GGTCCCATGGGTGCCCGTGGTCCTGCTGGCCCCCCTGGAAAGAACGGAGATGAT GGTGAGCCTGGCAAAGCTGGACGCCCTGGTGAGCGCGGAGCTGCTGGCCCTCAG gGTGCTCGTGGATTCCCCGGAACCCCCGGACTCCCCGGCATCAAGGGACACAGA GGTTTCAGCGGTCTGGATGGAGCTAAGGGAGACACTGGACCCGCTGGCCCTAAG GGAGAGCCCGGTGCCCCTGGTGAGAACGGTGTCCCTGGCATCATG GGTGCTCGTGGTCTTCCTGGTGAGAGAGGCCGCCCTGGACCTCCTGGCCCTTCT ggtgCTCGTGGTAATGATGGCAACACTGGTGCTGCTGGACCTCCT GGACCCACTGGACCTGCTGGTCCCCCTGGATTCCCCGGTGGTGCTGGTGCTAAG GGAGAGACTGGTCCTCAGGGAGGCCGTGGATCTGAGGGACCCCAGGGAGCCCGTGGTGAGCCTGGTAACCCAGGACCTGCTGGACCCGCTGGACCTGCT GGTGCCCCTGGAACTGATGGTGCCCCTGGTAACAAGGGTGCTCCT GGTGCTGCTGGTATTGCTGGTGCTCCTGGTTTCCCTGGTGCTCGTGGTCCTGCTGGAGCTCAAGGAGGTGTTGGTGCTCCTGGTCCCAAGGGTAACAAT GGTGATATTGGCCCCTCTGGTCCTAAGGGAGAGCCTGGTGCCAAGGGAGAGCCT GGCCCCGCTGGAGTTCAGGGACTTCCTGGACCCTCTggtgaggagggaaagagaggagccCGTGGAGAGCCCGGTGGTGCTGGACCCCGTGGACCTCCTGGAGAGCGT GGTGCCCCTGGTGCTCGTGGTTTCCCTGGTGCTGATGGAGCTGCTGGTGGCAAG GGAGCCCCTGGTGAGCGTGGTTCCCCCGGACCAATGGGAGCTCAGGGAGCCACTGGTGAGGCTGGAAGCCCTGGTGCTCCTGGCGCACCTGGATCCAAG GGTATGACTGGTAGCCCTGGAAGCCCTGGCCCTGACGGCAAAGCTGGACCTGCT GGTGTTGCTGGACAAGATGGCCGCCCTGGACCCCCTGGCCCCGCTGGAGCAAGAGGTCCTCCTGGAGTTATGGGATTCCCCGGACCCAAGGGAGCCGCT GGTGATGCTGGTAAGCCTGGTGAGAGAGGCCCCGGTGGTGCCTCTGGCCCTGTT ggtGCCCCTGGCAAAGATGGTGACGTTGGTGCTCCTGGACCTGCTGGTGCCGCT GGACCTGCTGGAGAGAAGGGAGAGCAGGGACCTGTTGGTCCTCCCGGATTCCAG GGTCTTCCTGGACCCCAAGGTGCTACTGGTGAGACTGGCAAGCCTGGTGAGCAG GGTGCTCCTGGTGAGGCTGGACCCCCTGGCCCAGCTGGACCCAGA GGCGACAGAGGTTTCCCTGGTGAGCGTGGTGCTCCTGGCATCACTGGCCCAGTTGGAGCCCGTGGTGCTCCTGGCCCTGCTGGTAGCGATGGACCTAAG ggaGAGCCCGGTGCCGCTGGTGCCCCCGGTGGTCAGGGAGCCCCCGGTATGCAGGGAATGCCCGGTGAGCGTGGAGCTGCTGGACTCCCCGGTGtcaagggagagaga GGTGATGCTGGTATCAAGGGAGCTGATGGCGGCCCCGGAAAAGATGGCGCTCGTGGTATGACTGGTGCTATTGGAGTCCCTGGACCTCCTGGTGCTCAGGGTGAGAAG GGTGAGGGTGGCCCCGTTGGAGTCACTGGACCCACTGGACCTCGTGGTTCCCCT GGTGAGCGTGGAGAGACTGGACCTCCTGGACCTGCCGGATTCGCTGGACCTCCT GGTGCTGATGGTCAGCCTGGTGCCAAGGGAGAGACTGGTGACACTGGACCCAAGGGAGATGCTGGTGCTCCTGGACCCGGTGGACCTGTTGGTGCTGCTGGTCCTCAG GGACCTGCTGGACCCCCTGGACCTAAAGGTGCTCGTGGTGGTGCTGGATCTCCT gGTGCTACTGGTTTCCCTGGACCTGCTGGCAGAGTTGGACCCCCTGGCCCTGCC GGAGCTGCCGGAGCCCCTGGACCCATTGGACCCGTTGGCAAAGATGGAGCAAGAGGAGCTCGTGGTGAGACTGGCCCTGCTGGTCGCCCTGGTGAGGCTGGTGCTGCTGGAATCGCAGGACCCTCTGGAGAGAAGGGATCCCCTGGTTCTGATGGAGCCCCT GGCGCTGCTGGTCTTCCCGGACCCCAAGGTATTGCTGGACAGCGTGGTATTGTAGGTCTCCCTGGACAGCGTGGAGAGCGTGGTTTCGCTGGTCTGCCTGGACAAGCT GGTGAGCCTGGAAAGCAGGGACCTTCTGGACCCGTTGGTGAGCGTGGACCACCCGGACCTGCTGGACCTCCTGGACTGTCTGGTGCTCCTGGAGAGGCTGGTCGTGAG GGATCTATGGGACACGATGGTGCCCCTGGTCGCGACGGAGCTCCTGGCCCCAAG GGAGACCGTGGTGAGAGTGGTATGGCTGGACCCCCTGGACCACCTGGTGCTCCTGGAGCCCCCGGAGCTGTTGGTCCCTCTGGCAAGAGTGGTGACCGTGGAGAGAGT gGTCCCGCCGGTCCTGCCGGTCCTGCTGGCCCTGCTGGTGTCCGTGGTCCTGCC GGCCCTGCTGGAGCcaagggagacagaggagaggctggtgaggctggagagagaggcCACAAGGGACACAGAGGATTCACTGGCATGCAGGGTCTGCCCGGAGTTGCT GgagctgctggagagagaggacCTGCTGGTGCCAATGGACCCGCTGGACCTAGA GGACCTGCTGGATCTAACGGTCCCCCTGGTAAGGATGGCATGAACGGTCTGCCTGGACCCATCGGACCCCCTGGACCTCGCGGTCGCAATGGAGAGATGGGACCTGCT GGTCCTCCCGGACCACCTGGACCTGCTGGACCCCCAGGACCTCCCGGCGGTGGATTCGACTTCATCAGCCAGCCAATTCAGGAGAAGGCCCCCGATCCCTACCGTGGCGGCCACTACCGCGCTGACGACCCCAACATGATGCGCGATCGCGACATGGAGGTTGACACCACCCTCAAGACCCTGACTCAGAAGGTCGAGAAGATCCGTAGCCCCGACGGTACCCAGAAGAGCCCTGCCCGCATGTGCCGTGACCTGAGGATGTGCCACCCTGAGTGGAAGAGCG GCACCTACTGGGTTGATCCCAACCAGGGCTCTCCTTTGGATGCCATCAAGGTCCACTGCAACATGGAGACTGGCGAGACTTGCATCCACCCCAGCGAGTCCAGCATCCCCATGAAGAACTGGTACCTCAGCAAGAACATCAGAGAGAAGAAGCACGTCTGGTTCAGCGAGTCCATGACCGGTGGATTCCAG TTCCAGTATGGCACCGATGGAGCTGATCCCGAGGACGTCAGCATCCAGATGACCTTCATGCGCCTGATGTCCAACCAGGCCTCTCAGAACATCACATACCACTGCAAGAACAGCATTGCCTACATGGACTCCGCCACTGGCAACCTGAAGAAGGCCCTGCTTCTCCAGGGCTCCAACGACGTCGAGATCAGAGCCGAGGGCAACAGCCGCTTCACATACAGCGTCAGCGAGGATGGCTGCACG tcacacactggCACATGGGGCAAGACAGTCATCGACTacaagacatcaaaaacatcCCGCCTGCCCATCATTGACATTGCTCCTATGGATGTTGGTGCACCTGATCAGGAATTTGGCGTCGAAGTTGGCCCCGTTTGCTTcttgtaa
- the col1a1b gene encoding collagen, type I, alpha 1b isoform X5 yields MFSFVDIRLALLLSATVLLARAQGEDDSTFGSCTLDGQLYNDKDVWKPEPCQICVCDSGTVMCDEVICEDTSDCADPIIPDGECCPICPDVDGPLVPDVSEPTKGDVGPKGDRGPVGPPGNDGIPGQPGLPGPPGPPGPPGLGGNFSPQMSYDSSKSGGGQVIGPMGPMGPRGPPGPSGSSGPQGFTGPPGEPGEPGAAGPMGARGPAGPPGKNGDDGEPGKAGRPGERGAAGPQGARGFPGTPGLPGIKGHRGFSGLDGAKGDTGPAGPKGEPGAPGENGVPGIMGARGLPGERGRPGPPGPSGARGNDGNTGAAGPPGPTGPAGPPGFPGGAGAKGETGPQGGRGSEGPQGARGEPGNPGPAGPAGPAGAPGTDGAPGNKGAPGAAGIAGAPGFPGARGPAGAQGGVGAPGPKGNNGDIGPSGPKGEPGAKGEPGPAGVQGLPGPSGEEGKRGARGEPGGAGPRGPPGERGAPGARGFPGADGAAGGKGAPGERGSPGPMGAQGATGEAGSPGAPGAPGSKGMTGSPGSPGPDGKAGPAGVAGQDGRPGPPGPAGARGPPGVMGFPGPKGAAGDAGIKGADGGPGKDGARGMTGAIGVPGPPGAQGEKGEGGPVGVTGPTGPRGSPGERGETGPPGPAGFAGPPGADGQPGAKGETGDTGPKGDAGAPGPGGPVGAAGPQGPAGPPGPKGARGGAGSPGATGFPGPAGRVGPPGPAGAAGAPGPIGPVGKDGARGARGETGPAGRPGEAGAAGIAGPSGEKGSPGSDGAPGAAGLPGPQGIAGQRGIVGLPGQRGERGFAGLPGQAGEPGKQGPSGPVGERGPPGPAGPPGLSGAPGEAGREGSMGHDGAPGRDGAPGPKGDRGESGMAGPPGPPGAPGAPGAVGPSGKSGDRGESGPAGPAGPAGPAGVRGPAGPAGAKGDRGEAGEAGERGHKGHRGFTGMQGLPGVAGAAGERGPAGANGPAGPRGPAGSNGPPGKDGMNGLPGPIGPPGPRGRNGEMGPAGPPGPPGPAGPPGPPGGGFDFISQPIQEKAPDPYRGGHYRADDPNMMRDRDMEVDTTLKTLTQKVEKIRSPDGTQKSPARMCRDLRMCHPEWKSGTYWVDPNQGSPLDAIKVHCNMETGETCIHPSESSIPMKNWYLSKNIREKKHVWFSESMTGGFQFQYGTDGADPEDVSIQMTFMRLMSNQASQNITYHCKNSIAYMDSATGNLKKALLLQGSNDVEIRAEGNSRFTYSVSEDGCTSHTGTWGKTVIDYKTSKTSRLPIIDIAPMDVGAPDQEFGVEVGPVCFL; encoded by the exons GACCCCTGGTTCCAGACGTGTCTGAG CCAACAAAGGGAGACGTTGGCCCCAAGGGAGACAGG GGTCCAGTTGGTCCTCCTGGCAATGACGGAATCCCTGGACAGCCTGGCCTTCCTGGCCCTCCCGGCCCCCCTGGCCCCCCTGGCCTTGGCGGA AACTTCTCTCCTCAAATGAGCTATGACTCCTCCAAATCTGGTGGTGGCCAGGTCATTGGCCCAATG GGTCCTATGGGTCCTCGTGGTCCTCCTGGCCCCTCTGGCTCATCT GGTCCTCAGGGTTTCACTGGACCCCCTGGTGAGCCTGgtgagcctggagctgct GGTCCCATGGGTGCCCGTGGTCCTGCTGGCCCCCCTGGAAAGAACGGAGATGAT GGTGAGCCTGGCAAAGCTGGACGCCCTGGTGAGCGCGGAGCTGCTGGCCCTCAG gGTGCTCGTGGATTCCCCGGAACCCCCGGACTCCCCGGCATCAAGGGACACAGA GGTTTCAGCGGTCTGGATGGAGCTAAGGGAGACACTGGACCCGCTGGCCCTAAG GGAGAGCCCGGTGCCCCTGGTGAGAACGGTGTCCCTGGCATCATG GGTGCTCGTGGTCTTCCTGGTGAGAGAGGCCGCCCTGGACCTCCTGGCCCTTCT ggtgCTCGTGGTAATGATGGCAACACTGGTGCTGCTGGACCTCCT GGACCCACTGGACCTGCTGGTCCCCCTGGATTCCCCGGTGGTGCTGGTGCTAAG GGAGAGACTGGTCCTCAGGGAGGCCGTGGATCTGAGGGACCCCAGGGAGCCCGTGGTGAGCCTGGTAACCCAGGACCTGCTGGACCCGCTGGACCTGCT GGTGCCCCTGGAACTGATGGTGCCCCTGGTAACAAGGGTGCTCCT GGTGCTGCTGGTATTGCTGGTGCTCCTGGTTTCCCTGGTGCTCGTGGTCCTGCTGGAGCTCAAGGAGGTGTTGGTGCTCCTGGTCCCAAGGGTAACAAT GGTGATATTGGCCCCTCTGGTCCTAAGGGAGAGCCTGGTGCCAAGGGAGAGCCT GGCCCCGCTGGAGTTCAGGGACTTCCTGGACCCTCTggtgaggagggaaagagaggagccCGTGGAGAGCCCGGTGGTGCTGGACCCCGTGGACCTCCTGGAGAGCGT GGTGCCCCTGGTGCTCGTGGTTTCCCTGGTGCTGATGGAGCTGCTGGTGGCAAG GGAGCCCCTGGTGAGCGTGGTTCCCCCGGACCAATGGGAGCTCAGGGAGCCACTGGTGAGGCTGGAAGCCCTGGTGCTCCTGGCGCACCTGGATCCAAG GGTATGACTGGTAGCCCTGGAAGCCCTGGCCCTGACGGCAAAGCTGGACCTGCT GGTGTTGCTGGACAAGATGGCCGCCCTGGACCCCCTGGCCCCGCTGGAGCAAGAGGTCCTCCTGGAGTTATGGGATTCCCCGGACCCAAGGGAGCCGCT GGTGATGCTGGTATCAAGGGAGCTGATGGCGGCCCCGGAAAAGATGGCGCTCGTGGTATGACTGGTGCTATTGGAGTCCCTGGACCTCCTGGTGCTCAGGGTGAGAAG GGTGAGGGTGGCCCCGTTGGAGTCACTGGACCCACTGGACCTCGTGGTTCCCCT GGTGAGCGTGGAGAGACTGGACCTCCTGGACCTGCCGGATTCGCTGGACCTCCT GGTGCTGATGGTCAGCCTGGTGCCAAGGGAGAGACTGGTGACACTGGACCCAAGGGAGATGCTGGTGCTCCTGGACCCGGTGGACCTGTTGGTGCTGCTGGTCCTCAG GGACCTGCTGGACCCCCTGGACCTAAAGGTGCTCGTGGTGGTGCTGGATCTCCT gGTGCTACTGGTTTCCCTGGACCTGCTGGCAGAGTTGGACCCCCTGGCCCTGCC GGAGCTGCCGGAGCCCCTGGACCCATTGGACCCGTTGGCAAAGATGGAGCAAGAGGAGCTCGTGGTGAGACTGGCCCTGCTGGTCGCCCTGGTGAGGCTGGTGCTGCTGGAATCGCAGGACCCTCTGGAGAGAAGGGATCCCCTGGTTCTGATGGAGCCCCT GGCGCTGCTGGTCTTCCCGGACCCCAAGGTATTGCTGGACAGCGTGGTATTGTAGGTCTCCCTGGACAGCGTGGAGAGCGTGGTTTCGCTGGTCTGCCTGGACAAGCT GGTGAGCCTGGAAAGCAGGGACCTTCTGGACCCGTTGGTGAGCGTGGACCACCCGGACCTGCTGGACCTCCTGGACTGTCTGGTGCTCCTGGAGAGGCTGGTCGTGAG GGATCTATGGGACACGATGGTGCCCCTGGTCGCGACGGAGCTCCTGGCCCCAAG GGAGACCGTGGTGAGAGTGGTATGGCTGGACCCCCTGGACCACCTGGTGCTCCTGGAGCCCCCGGAGCTGTTGGTCCCTCTGGCAAGAGTGGTGACCGTGGAGAGAGT gGTCCCGCCGGTCCTGCCGGTCCTGCTGGCCCTGCTGGTGTCCGTGGTCCTGCC GGCCCTGCTGGAGCcaagggagacagaggagaggctggtgaggctggagagagaggcCACAAGGGACACAGAGGATTCACTGGCATGCAGGGTCTGCCCGGAGTTGCT GgagctgctggagagagaggacCTGCTGGTGCCAATGGACCCGCTGGACCTAGA GGACCTGCTGGATCTAACGGTCCCCCTGGTAAGGATGGCATGAACGGTCTGCCTGGACCCATCGGACCCCCTGGACCTCGCGGTCGCAATGGAGAGATGGGACCTGCT GGTCCTCCCGGACCACCTGGACCTGCTGGACCCCCAGGACCTCCCGGCGGTGGATTCGACTTCATCAGCCAGCCAATTCAGGAGAAGGCCCCCGATCCCTACCGTGGCGGCCACTACCGCGCTGACGACCCCAACATGATGCGCGATCGCGACATGGAGGTTGACACCACCCTCAAGACCCTGACTCAGAAGGTCGAGAAGATCCGTAGCCCCGACGGTACCCAGAAGAGCCCTGCCCGCATGTGCCGTGACCTGAGGATGTGCCACCCTGAGTGGAAGAGCG GCACCTACTGGGTTGATCCCAACCAGGGCTCTCCTTTGGATGCCATCAAGGTCCACTGCAACATGGAGACTGGCGAGACTTGCATCCACCCCAGCGAGTCCAGCATCCCCATGAAGAACTGGTACCTCAGCAAGAACATCAGAGAGAAGAAGCACGTCTGGTTCAGCGAGTCCATGACCGGTGGATTCCAG TTCCAGTATGGCACCGATGGAGCTGATCCCGAGGACGTCAGCATCCAGATGACCTTCATGCGCCTGATGTCCAACCAGGCCTCTCAGAACATCACATACCACTGCAAGAACAGCATTGCCTACATGGACTCCGCCACTGGCAACCTGAAGAAGGCCCTGCTTCTCCAGGGCTCCAACGACGTCGAGATCAGAGCCGAGGGCAACAGCCGCTTCACATACAGCGTCAGCGAGGATGGCTGCACG tcacacactggCACATGGGGCAAGACAGTCATCGACTacaagacatcaaaaacatcCCGCCTGCCCATCATTGACATTGCTCCTATGGATGTTGGTGCACCTGATCAGGAATTTGGCGTCGAAGTTGGCCCCGTTTGCTTcttgtaa